Proteins encoded by one window of Rhodamnia argentea isolate NSW1041297 chromosome 6, ASM2092103v1, whole genome shotgun sequence:
- the LOC115734409 gene encoding uncharacterized protein LOC115734409 isoform X2 — translation MANGTDSEEFVVLSRVRPGLKREFAFALKAQSEIRGSFGRTRARKVQNGVYSDGVSSSSGSKRLKKSPEAGEGELAVRKPVSEGERAAATGVVANVDAHAVKGEKTGRHFEGAVDLMSEEEAKSDMVDVEDVRKSSLGDSLSDNGLKSDIPTENVGFKPEIISHNGAVNGAEASPKGPAEIETTLMETKEDKVGKDADLGKIHELPFTEDQRKVEIAPLSGNKANQVLAEKPYRRFTRSALKPKEDVVEKTVAKNARKVSHGKVIGDGGDMKLGNGAISLVNTPTKLELKMSKKIALKKPFSTLKDFLETGLLEGLAVKYFRVLRDRKREKGLGGVIRGAGIQCSCEDCKGVDVVSPTIFELHAGSLNKRPPEYIFLENGKTLRDVMNAVKNAQLDTMEEAVQAVLGSSRINKCNICLNCKGAISKMTTGNPKLLCNSCLELRQSQVSPGQVVATEEAFLDEVSFVAQASPDQAAVAEQASAGVATVSPRRLPETHPALESSADLSAGPAKVASSQAKSWGKLTRKDLRLHKLVFEEDVLPDGTEVAYFIRGKKLLVGYKKGFGIFCTCCDSEVSPSQFEAHAGWPSRRKPYLNIYTSNGVSLHELAISLSRSRKLSASENDDLCTICLDGGDLLCCDTCPRAFHLECISLSRIPKNSWNCKYCLDMHQREKFVEYNVNAVAAGRIAGADPIEQITKRCIRIVKTPETEEVGVCALCRSKGFTKSGFGPRTVIICDQCEKEFHVCCLRDHKVADLKELPEGNWFCCMDCERMHSALEEMVIQGEKKLPDSLLDVIKKKREEKDTQNESNLDIRWRILNNKILSDDASKQLLHKSVALFHERFDPIAETKSGRDLIPAMVYGRRYKDQVLSGMFCVILIVDHAVVSAGTLRIFGQEMAELPLVATSTDCQGQGYFQSLFGCIERLLHSLNVKNLVLPAAEEAESIWTNRFGFCKMTSEELKQLRRNRQMMVFQGTTVLHKAVPVFPERE, via the exons ATGGCGAACGGTACGGATTCCGAGGAGTTCGTGGTGCTGTCCAGAGTGAGGCCGGGGTTGAAGCGCGAGTTTGCATTTGCTCTGAAGGCGCAATCCGAGATCCGCGGGTCCTTTGGTCGGACTCGGGCGAGGAAGGTCCAGAACGGGGTCTACAGTGATGGGGTCTCGTCGAGTTCGGGCAGTAAGCGTTTGAAGAAGAGTCCGGAGGCGGGAGAGGGAGAACTTGCTGTGCGGAAACCGGTGAGTGAAGGCGAGAGAGCTGCTGCTACAGGCGTCGTGGCCAATGTGGATGCACATGCTGTGAAGGGGGAGAAAACAGGGAGACATTTCGAGGGTGCCGTGGATTTGATGAGCGAAGAGGAGGCGAAGAGCGACATGGTGGACGTTGAAGACGTTCGTAAGAGCAGTTTGGGAGATTCTCTCAGCGATAATGGTTTGAAGAGCGACATTCCGACGGAAAATGTGGGTTTCAAGCCCGAAATCATCTCACATAATGGAGCAGTGAATGGCGCCGAAGCAAGTCCAAAAGGGCCTGCTGAGATTGAAACGACTTTAATGGAGACCAAGGAAGACAAAGTCGGGAAAGACGCTGACCTGGGGAAAATCCATGAACTTCCTTTTACTGAGGACCAGCGGAAAGTTGAAATAGCACCATTATCTGGAAATAAGGCAAACCAAGTGTTGGCTGAGAAGCCGTATAGGCGGTTTACTCGTTCAGCACTCAAACCAAAGGAAGATGTTGTGGAGAAAACTGTGGCAAAAAATGCGAGAAAAGTGAGCCATGGCAAGGTAATTGGCGATGGAGGTGATATGAAACTAGGGAATGGGGCGATTTCATTGGTTAACACTCCAACGAAGTTGGAGTTGAAAATGTCTAAGAAGATTGCATTAAAGAAGCCCTTTTCAACATTGAAGGATTTTCTTGAGACAGGATTACTCGAGGGGCTTGCTGTGAAGTATTTCCGGGTTTTAAGG GATCGGAAGCGTGAAAAAGGGCTTGGTGGAGTAATCAGAGGAGCTGGGATTCAGTGCTCCTGTGAAGACTGCAAAGGAGTCGAT GTTGTCTCGCCCACCATCTTCGAGCTTCATGCTGGCAGTTTAAATAAGCGTCCACCTGAATATATATTTCTGGAAAATGGGAAAACCCTTCGTGATGTAATGAATGCGGTCAAGAATGCACAGCTAGATACTATGGAAGAGGCTGTTCAAGCTGTTCTTGGTTCTTCACGGATAAACAAATGTAACATATGTTTAAATTGCAAAG GAGCCATCTCTAAGATGACAACAGGGAACCCGAAGCttttgtgcaattcatgcttGGAATTGAGACAGTCCCAGGTTTCACCTGGCCAAGTAGTTGCTACCGAAGAGGCTTTTCTAGATGAAGTATCTTTTGTTGCTCAGGCTTCACCTGATCAAGCGGCTGTTGCTGAACAGGCTTCTGCTGGTGTAGCAACTGTTTCTCCACGAAG ATTGCCAGAAACACATCCAGCTTTGGAGTCATCTGCTGATTTGTCTGCTGGCCCAGCAAAGGTTGCTTCTTCGCAGGCTAAGAGTTGGGGAAAATTAACTCGAAA GGACCTACGTTTGCATAAGTTGGTTTTTGAGGAGGATGTGTTGCCTGATGGGACTGAAGTTGCATATTTTATACGCGGGAAG AAATTGCTGGTCGGCTACAAAAAAGGGTTTGGGATCTTTTGTACGTGCTGTGATTCTGAG GTTAGCCCCTCACAATTTGAAGCTCATGCGGGTTGGCCATCACGTCGCAAGCC ATACTTAAACATTTACACATCTAATGGTGTTTCCCTTCATGAATTGGCGATATCCTTATCGAGGAGTAGGAAGTTGTCTGCCAGTGAGAATGATGACCTTTGCACCATTTGTTTGGATGGAGGGGATCTTTTGTGTTGTGATACTTGCCCAAGGGCTTTCCACTTAG AGTGCATTTCTCTTTCAAGGATTCCGAAAAATAGCTGGAACTGTAAATATTGCCTGGACATGCATCAAAGGGAGAAGTTTGTGGAGTACAATGTTAATGCAGTGGCAGCTGGAAGGATCGCTGGAGCTGATCCTATAGAACAGATAACCAAGCGATGCATTCGAATTGTGAAAACTCCAGAGACTGAAGAAGTGGGAGTTTGTGCATTGTGCAG AAGCAAGGGTTTCACCAAATCCGGTTTTGGTCCTAGGACAGTTATCATTTGTGATCAG TGTGAGAAGGAATTTCACGTCTGCTGTTTGAGGGATCACAAAGTGGCTGATTTGAAG GAATTGCCAGAAGGAAATTGGTTCTGTTGTATGGATTGCGAGAGGATGCACTCTGCCCTGGAAGAAATGGTAATTCAGGGAGAGAAGAAGCTTCCAGACTCACTCTTGGATGTGATAAAGAAGAAGCGTGAGGAAAAAGACACTCAGAATGAATCCAATCTCGATATAAGATGGAGGATTCTCAACAACAAAATATTGTCTGATGATGCATCGAAGCAGTTGCTCCATAAATCTGTTGCCCTTTTTCAT GAGCGGTTTGATCCGATTGCTGAAACCAAGAGTGGACGGGATCTCATTCCTGCAATGGTCTACGG GAGGAGATATAAGGACCAAGTGCTCAGCGGGATGTTCTGTGTAATATTAATTGTCGA CCATGCAGTCGTGTCAGCGGGAACTCTTCGCATTTTTGGGCAAGAAATGGCAGAACTTCCTTTGGTTGCCACAAGTACAGATTGCCAAGGACAA GGTTACTTCCAGTCTTTATTTGGCTGCATAGAGAGGCTTCTTCATTCTCTCAATGTGAAAAATCTCGTGCTTCCTGCTGCCGAGGAAGCAGAATCCATATGGACAAACCGATTTGGTTTTTGCAAGATGACCTCAGAGGAG TTGAAACAGTTGAGAAGAAATCGCCAGATGATGGTCTTTCAAGGGACGACTGTGCTTCACAAGGCAGTTCCCGTGTTCCCTGAAAGAGAGTAA
- the LOC115734409 gene encoding uncharacterized protein LOC115734409 isoform X1: MANGTDSEEFVVLSRVRPGLKREFAFALKAQSEIRGSFGRTRARKVQNGVYSDGVSSSSGSKRLKKSPEAGEGELAVRKPVSEGERAAATGVVANVDAHAVKGEKTGRHFEGAVDLMSEEEAKSDMVDVEDVRKSSLGDSLSDNGLKSDIPTENVGFKPEIISHNGAVNGAEASPKGPAEIETTLMETKEDKVGKDADLGKIHELPFTEDQRKVEIAPLSGNKANQVLAEKPYRRFTRSALKPKEDVVEKTVAKNARKVSHGKVIGDGGDMKLGNGAISLVNTPTKLELKMSKKIALKKPFSTLKDFLETGLLEGLAVKYFRVLRDRKREKGLGGVIRGAGIQCSCEDCKGVDVVSPTIFELHAGSLNKRPPEYIFLENGKTLRDVMNAVKNAQLDTMEEAVQAVLGSSRINKCNICLNCKGAISKMTTGNPKLLCNSCLELRQSQVSPGQVVATEEAFLDEVSFVAQASPDQAAVAEQASAGVATVSPRRLPETHPALESSADLSAGPAKVASSQAKSWGKLTRKDLRLHKLVFEEDVLPDGTEVAYFIRGKKLLVGYKKGFGIFCTCCDSEVSPSQFEAHAGWPSRRKPYLNIYTSNGVSLHELAISLSRSRKLSASENDDLCTICLDGGDLLCCDTCPRAFHLECISLSRIPKNSWNCKYCLDMHQREKFVEYNVNAVAAGRIAGADPIEQITKRCIRIVKTPETEEVGVCALCRLFGMLTPSENISKGFTKSGFGPRTVIICDQCEKEFHVCCLRDHKVADLKELPEGNWFCCMDCERMHSALEEMVIQGEKKLPDSLLDVIKKKREEKDTQNESNLDIRWRILNNKILSDDASKQLLHKSVALFHERFDPIAETKSGRDLIPAMVYGRRYKDQVLSGMFCVILIVDHAVVSAGTLRIFGQEMAELPLVATSTDCQGQGYFQSLFGCIERLLHSLNVKNLVLPAAEEAESIWTNRFGFCKMTSEELKQLRRNRQMMVFQGTTVLHKAVPVFPERE, encoded by the exons ATGGCGAACGGTACGGATTCCGAGGAGTTCGTGGTGCTGTCCAGAGTGAGGCCGGGGTTGAAGCGCGAGTTTGCATTTGCTCTGAAGGCGCAATCCGAGATCCGCGGGTCCTTTGGTCGGACTCGGGCGAGGAAGGTCCAGAACGGGGTCTACAGTGATGGGGTCTCGTCGAGTTCGGGCAGTAAGCGTTTGAAGAAGAGTCCGGAGGCGGGAGAGGGAGAACTTGCTGTGCGGAAACCGGTGAGTGAAGGCGAGAGAGCTGCTGCTACAGGCGTCGTGGCCAATGTGGATGCACATGCTGTGAAGGGGGAGAAAACAGGGAGACATTTCGAGGGTGCCGTGGATTTGATGAGCGAAGAGGAGGCGAAGAGCGACATGGTGGACGTTGAAGACGTTCGTAAGAGCAGTTTGGGAGATTCTCTCAGCGATAATGGTTTGAAGAGCGACATTCCGACGGAAAATGTGGGTTTCAAGCCCGAAATCATCTCACATAATGGAGCAGTGAATGGCGCCGAAGCAAGTCCAAAAGGGCCTGCTGAGATTGAAACGACTTTAATGGAGACCAAGGAAGACAAAGTCGGGAAAGACGCTGACCTGGGGAAAATCCATGAACTTCCTTTTACTGAGGACCAGCGGAAAGTTGAAATAGCACCATTATCTGGAAATAAGGCAAACCAAGTGTTGGCTGAGAAGCCGTATAGGCGGTTTACTCGTTCAGCACTCAAACCAAAGGAAGATGTTGTGGAGAAAACTGTGGCAAAAAATGCGAGAAAAGTGAGCCATGGCAAGGTAATTGGCGATGGAGGTGATATGAAACTAGGGAATGGGGCGATTTCATTGGTTAACACTCCAACGAAGTTGGAGTTGAAAATGTCTAAGAAGATTGCATTAAAGAAGCCCTTTTCAACATTGAAGGATTTTCTTGAGACAGGATTACTCGAGGGGCTTGCTGTGAAGTATTTCCGGGTTTTAAGG GATCGGAAGCGTGAAAAAGGGCTTGGTGGAGTAATCAGAGGAGCTGGGATTCAGTGCTCCTGTGAAGACTGCAAAGGAGTCGAT GTTGTCTCGCCCACCATCTTCGAGCTTCATGCTGGCAGTTTAAATAAGCGTCCACCTGAATATATATTTCTGGAAAATGGGAAAACCCTTCGTGATGTAATGAATGCGGTCAAGAATGCACAGCTAGATACTATGGAAGAGGCTGTTCAAGCTGTTCTTGGTTCTTCACGGATAAACAAATGTAACATATGTTTAAATTGCAAAG GAGCCATCTCTAAGATGACAACAGGGAACCCGAAGCttttgtgcaattcatgcttGGAATTGAGACAGTCCCAGGTTTCACCTGGCCAAGTAGTTGCTACCGAAGAGGCTTTTCTAGATGAAGTATCTTTTGTTGCTCAGGCTTCACCTGATCAAGCGGCTGTTGCTGAACAGGCTTCTGCTGGTGTAGCAACTGTTTCTCCACGAAG ATTGCCAGAAACACATCCAGCTTTGGAGTCATCTGCTGATTTGTCTGCTGGCCCAGCAAAGGTTGCTTCTTCGCAGGCTAAGAGTTGGGGAAAATTAACTCGAAA GGACCTACGTTTGCATAAGTTGGTTTTTGAGGAGGATGTGTTGCCTGATGGGACTGAAGTTGCATATTTTATACGCGGGAAG AAATTGCTGGTCGGCTACAAAAAAGGGTTTGGGATCTTTTGTACGTGCTGTGATTCTGAG GTTAGCCCCTCACAATTTGAAGCTCATGCGGGTTGGCCATCACGTCGCAAGCC ATACTTAAACATTTACACATCTAATGGTGTTTCCCTTCATGAATTGGCGATATCCTTATCGAGGAGTAGGAAGTTGTCTGCCAGTGAGAATGATGACCTTTGCACCATTTGTTTGGATGGAGGGGATCTTTTGTGTTGTGATACTTGCCCAAGGGCTTTCCACTTAG AGTGCATTTCTCTTTCAAGGATTCCGAAAAATAGCTGGAACTGTAAATATTGCCTGGACATGCATCAAAGGGAGAAGTTTGTGGAGTACAATGTTAATGCAGTGGCAGCTGGAAGGATCGCTGGAGCTGATCCTATAGAACAGATAACCAAGCGATGCATTCGAATTGTGAAAACTCCAGAGACTGAAGAAGTGGGAGTTTGTGCATTGTGCAGGTTGTTTGGAATGTTAACGCCGTCTGAAAACAT AAGCAAGGGTTTCACCAAATCCGGTTTTGGTCCTAGGACAGTTATCATTTGTGATCAG TGTGAGAAGGAATTTCACGTCTGCTGTTTGAGGGATCACAAAGTGGCTGATTTGAAG GAATTGCCAGAAGGAAATTGGTTCTGTTGTATGGATTGCGAGAGGATGCACTCTGCCCTGGAAGAAATGGTAATTCAGGGAGAGAAGAAGCTTCCAGACTCACTCTTGGATGTGATAAAGAAGAAGCGTGAGGAAAAAGACACTCAGAATGAATCCAATCTCGATATAAGATGGAGGATTCTCAACAACAAAATATTGTCTGATGATGCATCGAAGCAGTTGCTCCATAAATCTGTTGCCCTTTTTCAT GAGCGGTTTGATCCGATTGCTGAAACCAAGAGTGGACGGGATCTCATTCCTGCAATGGTCTACGG GAGGAGATATAAGGACCAAGTGCTCAGCGGGATGTTCTGTGTAATATTAATTGTCGA CCATGCAGTCGTGTCAGCGGGAACTCTTCGCATTTTTGGGCAAGAAATGGCAGAACTTCCTTTGGTTGCCACAAGTACAGATTGCCAAGGACAA GGTTACTTCCAGTCTTTATTTGGCTGCATAGAGAGGCTTCTTCATTCTCTCAATGTGAAAAATCTCGTGCTTCCTGCTGCCGAGGAAGCAGAATCCATATGGACAAACCGATTTGGTTTTTGCAAGATGACCTCAGAGGAG TTGAAACAGTTGAGAAGAAATCGCCAGATGATGGTCTTTCAAGGGACGACTGTGCTTCACAAGGCAGTTCCCGTGTTCCCTGAAAGAGAGTAA